The genomic region cttttttttgtgcgcTGCGAGGCTCTGTAAATTAGGATGTAATCCAATttaaccagcagcagcagccacagaTCCGCTAAccacccccaccccacccccccTTCCCCCACCTCCCCTTGCTCGGTGGACAGCTGCACTGCACCGCCCATATCAAAACGCTTTGTGCTCGTTGTGAGAGCTGGGGGAACCCTCCGCCGATTCTCGCTAATAGGATCTTATAAGTCGGATGTAATTGCTGTTTTACGCGCAATCTATACGAGCCCATCACGTCTTCCAGCTCAGTCATCTTCCTGCAATTAACTGACGGTGCTGATGCTGCCGCTGAGGATACAGTCGCATCCAAAGCCACCAGTGCGGCTGGGTAAATGTGGTTGTAATTTGCCTCACTTTAATGTGTCACTTTGGCACGCTCTGCTttacaaagctttttttcttcttcttcttttttaaggaaagaaaagaaaagcgtTCAAAACACGGCGGTCTTTCAGAGATCGGCCTGATCCCTGCTCATCTTTGTTGTATTAcgcgctaaaaaaaaaaaagacaagaaagcaATTTCCCTGCTTGACCCTCGTTTCTGCATCAGACGCCGAGCCTGATAGTTTACATAAATCTGCCCGACCCGCGAGGCTTAAACGCTGTATTATTCCAAACATATGCATTTTAATCAGCTCGGTCACACTTACAAGAACTCCAGTTAATAAGGCCATCAATCAAACGCGTGTTGTGGAGAGGGGAGGAGCGTGGGGGTTAAGGGAGATATGGGAGGGGGTCCAAAGGAGTAGGTGGGGGGAATCGGTGGGGCAGGGGGGCTTGTGACTATTTAGGacacaacatttttatctaaagaagcgacagaaaataaacagtctggtcgctttttctttttttaattttttttttattagaatatttgaaaaaaaaacaaaaaaaaaccccaaacaattATTATGTTGTATGTTTATTAGTGTTCCATTAAAACAATCTAAGACATCATCAGTTCGCGCTCATTTCTATGTACGTATACCTGGTGTGAGATTTAACAGAGCCAGGTGTGTTGCGCGAATAGCAGTCAGTTCTGCAACAAATGTCCGCAGAcggttatttttaatgtttgtagaCGAACGACGCAAGTAGGGCAAAGATGTGCTCTACAAATGGGAAAATTGaatgtgtttgaaaaatgtatttgaaatgtaaccAAATAACATGTTGATTTAGGAAACTTTAGACAAGTGCCCATAAATTAATAGTTTTAATTAAACCCATTTAAACTCTCATCACACTATGGTCAGGTTGCATCAAAGAAGACCTCATCGTTGTagttttttgttagattttcttttaacaatatattgcaaaaatgttgcaaaatttTACAGTGTTGGCCCCCCTTTTTGTTGGTTAgaaaattcaggaaaaaaaacaagagatcTTTGTGGTTGCTGTAtctgtgaaatgttttaaactgaaGTATGTTTGATCTTTGTATTTTAGAGCAAATAATTAAtcgcagggccggcccaaggcagaCTCAAGTGCTACTTACGGGCATCCAGACCAGATGGGCCCCCGAGAGAGCTTGATTTCTCCCAACGAATAATTAAGAGTCTCGGATGTTGCTTCGCGGTTTTATGAATTGCAAGTTCGAagaaatccaaaatgttttcgaattcaaaatagtttatttatgattttatacaACTGACAGATGTACTTAAAAGAAGAATGTATTCAGAGTACATGTCGTAATTTAATGTTCGATTAATCATGTCTGCGGCTTGCGTCTGGGTTGTAGTTCCACTTTGTGCACGTTGTAACTGCtgactaataaataaataaatgacaactGAAGTCTAGCCCTGCTTCTCAGGACAAACGAATAAATCCAGTAAATAACTTtgtgttaatgattatttttctttttcctcgtCATACATAATCTGAACTTGAATTGGGACAAGCTCTGATcattaattatatataaaatgaatacatCACTGTGCTGCTTGTGCTATTAAAATAAGTTGActataaagaaaagaaatcaagatTTCTGAGTTACCTCTCCATTTCGATGCCCCTgaaaagtttctatttttaaggGCTACAGTCATTTTATTTAACCATCTTCCTCTACTCCACAGAAACATCTGGGACACCGTACCCCTTAAAAGCATAGGTTTAAGGATTATGACTGAGTGAAAATTGGAAAATGGGAATAAatcttattgtttattgtgaaagtcccccccccccacccccctctaTTTTTCTGCAGTTACTGTCACTCAACATTCCAAGATGAAGCCTCAACGTCCAGCCTTTAAAATACGAGGCATCATGTCCCAATGACGTCTTATCTGCGACATGAAATGCCTATCAAAAGCAAATCTGCATATCCGTGAGCCGCATGCTTCCCCCCTCAATCCCATTTACGCTCTGAAAACTCGTTTAATTTGCGCGGCCCTGTTCTAACGCGGTCAATTAAGATGCCGCTAATTGTTTGCGCTCCTAACTTGAAAGATCGATgcttctacattttttttttttttttatctcgcTCTTTCTATCGCTCTAGCTCCAGCATCCAGACAACTAATTCCATGTCTATTAAGTGGTTGCAGGGAAAATATGAGTGGCGTTAACGGAGCTCGGGGACCACTTAGCTGTCACGGTCAATCTCTCGCTCCCGTCAGGAGATATAGTGGAGAGGATTGGGGGGCCACGCTGGGGTGTTTTGACAGCGGCCACTTGAGAGCAAAATTggtgttattttcaaaaaaaggaaactggGGAACTTGTTCTGATCGAAAtcaaagaatattttatatatatatatatatatatatatatatatatatatatatatatatatatatatataaatgaaaaacaacaaaggttTTGTTACCATAACGCATCACAAGAATTTCAATAACttaaaaagagacaaatgtGTTTAGCtaacaaaaattaatttcattgacttaatttattgcaaataagACATTATGGACAACGCAGTCTGAAAAAACATGAGCAAACAatcacaaataataataataataataacaacaacagtaATAACGACACAAAAACGAATGATGCAAACATAgagcaaaacagaacaaaacatactcccccccccaaaaaaaacgaTGGAGATCTATGGATTTGTATGGCTATCTATGGTTGGTCAGTCATTGCgtttatcaataataataataatattattattaataataaatcttaaatctaactctttagtttttttagaaCACAGATCGCGTCCGAATTTAATCCAAATAAGAACTTTCAAAGTCTTTTCACTCTCACTTCCCAGTGACATTGAAGCTTCAGAGTAGGTCCTTTCACCTTTaactttttcaacaaaaatgccAAAGTTTGGTCAGGCAGTCCGCTTTCCTTCATGAGGCGCTAATGAAAGTGTTGACAAAACGTACAACTTAATTGTGTTTAAtcgtattaaaaaaaaaatatatatatctgtatttaaaaaaaaaaaacacaccaaaagaGGAGctcaaaaaaaaaggaagatgttcttccattttctcctcctttcGATTGTCCCCTCTCCATCCTCCTTTGGGCCCCCCTCCGCCCCCCTCCCCAATCCATCTCCCGCATCAAGTCGCGCGGGATGTGCAGTCTAATCCGTTCCCTCGGCGCCTTGTTATACCTTTTGTCAGCAACGATCCCTTCCTGCTGGTATTACCATTAATTCAGCGCTCAAAATGTGCCGGCTCGTACATATACATCACTTACTAATTTTACTTGCATGTGCACATTTCGGCCCGCGCCGCTGCCTCCGCCTCTTCTAGGACCCCGATGTGGAGAGTGGCTTTTAATGAGGCGGTCATAGTCTGCcttatgggggaaaaaaataaaatatatatccccttgttaaaaaaaagagaaatgggaAGCATCATTCTCGCGTAACTAATTACACGCGTAGATCGATTTAGATGCCTAAAGAGGCGACAAGCAATAACAATGAGAGAAAACCTTAATGACATCCATCCAATTGGATTTGCCCGCCCTCAAATAAGTCTTCTAAAAATCATATCTGGTATCCCTGTTTTGATGTCCTGGCTCTCAAGTAGAATTAAGTTACAGTCAGGCCAGATTCTTTGAGCGCTTTCTCGAACGTCGGAAGTGTTGTTTTCCTCTCCGATTTATTCATGCTGTTTTAGTCCCGGTCCAATAATGCAGAGGTTTACGCTTACACAAGCGGGGAGagttggttttggttttggtttcatctggtCAGAGGCACCTCTTCCCTCTGGTCTAGTGTAACAGATGAAGATTTGCTGAGCACTGAAGGCGTAAAAGTGACAAAAGAGTCTGTCCTGCTGGTTGGGGAGCAGGTAAAGTCCGAACCGGATGGCCTGCTAGCGATCCCGTTGGAGTGACTAGTGTGACAGGCCAGGCAGGAACAGGGACTCCCACCCGGGCCGAGGCCATGGGCCGGGCCTGACGGGTAAACGGAAGGGTGCCTAAAGGCGCACAGAAGCTCTGGCCTCTGGTAAGGGTGAGACAACACCCGGAAGCTGTCCAGAGAGCGCAGCGGGGTCGAAAAAGGTGTGGCACCAGGGGCCGGGGCGCCGCCGACACCAACACTCAGGGGAGAATAGTAGGGCAGCGGCAGGTGGGACGGGAAGGGGTAGGGCAGGTTCCCAGTGGCCGCGGCGTGGCTCATCATGTAGGTGTAGAAGGCCGGGTCGGCGGGGTGAGGCCACGTCATGGCCAACCGCTGGCGCTTGTCTTTCATTCTGCGGTTCTGGAACCACACCTGGAACAGAGTCGCATTGGGTCAAAGATTAACCACGGCCCTCCCAGtgaccaacaacaacaaaagctgaACCCTCCAGTACTTCCGCTTTTACGCAAACAGGCCCAACTTCtaatttagtgttttctttCAAGAGATTTCACATCTACTGAAGCAAAGTAGCTGCATTTCTTAAAGGAAATAtgataaaatgacagaaagtgatttttaaaatatttttatttttcaattcagATTGTACTAGCGTAGAGTAAGACTCTTTTGTGCATCTGGAGCCTGGTTGCCTCCTTTCTAATTTAAGCCAAAAACAATATTGTCACCTGATATAAAAATCTTACTTTGATTGTGGTTTCAGGTAGATTTAGAGCAGCCGCGAGCTCGCATCTTCTCGGCCTGGACACGTAGTTTTCCCGATAGAACTCCTTCTCCAGTCGGGCGATTTGCTCCCGGGTGAACGCTGTTCGGTACCGGCGGATTTGGTCCGCTCCGTAGGACAGAGAACCCTGACCAGGGATTGTCTTACCCGGGTCGGCGCCGCTCTCACCCGGAGAATGACCCGGAGATTCTCCGTTGCGACCTGAATCAACATGCAGAATGGTGCATCATGTTCAGCGAGGAAGAACGATTTGAACAAACGCTCACTGACTGCAAAGGATGAGCATAGCCATATTTGAAAGGGCTTCTCCTCCACTCTTAACGGGCCTTCCTGACGTGCATCTTTGTAACAGCTGAAGTCTTTATTCACTGGGGTGTCCTCCTCTTTCACGGTTTACACAAACAACGAATAAATACGAACGTGCCGTTTGATGTGAAGAAGACGTTACATGTACAGATAAATATGTGTAACATTTCTGCAGGCCTATTTCACACTTACGATACTCGGTTTTTGAATCTTGCACAaaccaagaaagaaagaaagaaaaaaaacagcaataaggAGATTCAGATGTTCTTTCGTTCACACATTTATTTCGTGTGGGTTTCTTTTGGCGGCTacttaaaaatctattttctgcCTCATGCAGTTCAATTAGGCTTACGGGCACATTCGCTGCCAAAGTCAGTGATGAGAATGTCTGATTACACTGTGGGTGTCACCGCAGCGTTTTCAGCCACTTGACAGAACAGCTGCATGCACCGACAGCAGTTGTGCTTGATTTCCTCCGGCTCCACTAAGTCGAAAGTGTGAAACATTCGAGATTTCATTAAAGCAGCGTTCAACAACACCCTGGTAACTTATGCACGGATTTCTTTGTATGACATTTACAAGATGCAAAATTCAGCGTTTTGGTTTGCATGTAAACACAGACAGAATCCAAAAGAAATGTCGCCCTACCTTTAGACGTTGGGTAGTCCATGCTGTCAGGGGTGCAGCTCACATCAATTTCCTCATAGAAGTCCGACTCATTGTCCGAGCTGCTGCCATCTTTGTGATGCCGTACCCCGGAGGAAGATACGGTGACCGACCTGGTGTCGGCGCACATGCTCCTCCGTGCGCTCTCCTCCGGCGCAAGCTCCGTGGTCCTCTCCCGCGAGTACGGCGCAGCGCCGGGGCTCAGGCAGCTCCTGTGGCCCGGTTTCCCCTGCGGTTCCCGAGCTGGGATCCCAGTGACTCCCTCCGCCGATCTCACCATCACCACCTCCTCTCTGCCTTCCATCACCCGTCGCTGTTCTGAAAAGCGTCGACTTCGCGGGAGAGCGTGAGCTGCCAGGAATGTGAGCCGGAGGTTCTCAGCTCGGAGTCGGCGGCGGTGGGAGGGGTGGGGTTGAAAGCGCTTTGGAAAGGCTGCTGGGAAAGAGGGGACGCAATCCGGTGTGACCCTCAGAGAAGAGCGCGGCAGAGTGTGGAGATGGAGCTCTGGGAGGGATCACCATttaccctctctctctctttctctctccccttCTACAGAGCTGTCATTCCTCACAGGCCAGTCTTCAGGATGGTCCCCCCTGATGACGCCACGGATTGATTAGAAATGTGGGTAAACAGAAGGAAGAGAAGGTGGTGGCGCTGTGGTTGGaggaaggaggggggggggggcacgTTCTGTATTTCAAATCGATAATTTGTGTATATTGATTCACTTGGCTACCTCAAAAATAGCAACAATTGTAACAACTCATATCAGTGTGTATAattccaaaacaaaactaaaagtgaaaatgctgagaaaataatttttactttgatatatatatatatatataatttcgaTTCGTTAGCAAATTCAGAATGAATAACACTCAATTTTAGAGCAATAACTACACCTCCTGGTAAATTGGTATTAACGAAATGTAATATCTATGAATTATGTGCATCCAGAATCAAAATCAAACCCAGAATACTTAACTGCTCCCCTGAGCGACAATCTAATGTTGCAGCAGCATCCATTATGAAAGCATGAAAAGAATAGGatacaaagataaaaaagaaatcagcatTGATCATACATACAAGTAAACATAATATTGCCCATATGTGAAtcatgcagaaatgttttaaaacccaTATAAGTGATGTCAAACAGTtggggaggagctgcagagtcCAGTTGCCAAAGGTAGAAATAAGTTTCTGCGGCGCTCTGTGctacattttgatttaatcCTGAACTTGACCAGTGAGTCGTGGAGTGGGTGGGAGACATTGTCCAAAATGGCATGCGGCTTCTGCAGGATCCTCCTCTGTCCTGCCCCTTTATTTGCCCCTTCCTCCACCCCCTCGTCTTAAGTGGAGTCAAGTAAAGTCCTTAAAGGTCAAGTCGTCGGTCAGAGTTTTGATAAGAGACTATCCGAGGAAAGCTCTAAAACCAACAGATCCTTGACTAAACTATAATCTCACGTAGAAACAACCTGTATGGGCCCTTAGGTACATTGCGGTTGTCACACTTGTGCAATTTCAGCCTTAAATTGTAGAAGTTTAAGATTTTCTGATCACTCCGCTCACAGCTGAGATTAACCAGAGGAAATCCATGTTTTtgcttcataaaaataaattaataataaatacataaatatataagtaaataaataaataaaagtcagcaaacaaacaaatgttgtatagacatatgtatatatatacacatatatatttatagggGACTTTTTAACCAGTGGCGCCACCAAGGGGGTTAAATGGGCGCGGTGGCCTCCCCTGTCGCATCCAGTCCGATCCAGCTGCCCAGCTCTGTTGGTACAGCACTAGAACGAAGTGCTGCAGAGAGCAGTAAGACAAAAAtccacacaaaaatataaaacacaatgaagttCTGAATTTTCCCAGAtataatatttgtattaatgAATTTAAGAGAAGGGAGGACAGGTTTTTATGAATTACTTACTTAGTTTGTTTATGACGCTGTGGTTCTTTTCTGTCATTCTACTTTGGTTGTCTGACACGGTACTGGGCCCTCAGTCAAATGTCACCAGAATCACACACTTAGGCAAAACAGTTTGGGGATTAACAGTATATTAAAGCCATGGGTGCTGATTAGCTGGTGACCCTGTCC from Xiphophorus couchianus chromosome 13, X_couchianus-1.0, whole genome shotgun sequence harbors:
- the LOC114155404 gene encoding LOW QUALITY PROTEIN: homeobox protein XHOX-3 (The sequence of the model RefSeq protein was modified relative to this genomic sequence to represent the inferred CDS: inserted 2 bases in 1 codon), with protein sequence MVIPPRAPSPHSAALFSEGHTGLRPLFPSSLSKXRFQPHPSHRRRLRAENLRLTFLAAHALPRSRRFSEQRRVMEGREEVVMVRSAEGVTGIPAREPQGKPGHRSCLSPGAAPYSRERTTELAPEESARRSMCADTRSVTVSSSGVRHHKDGSSSDNESDFYEEIDVSCTPDSMDYPTSKGRNGESPGHSPGESGADPGKTIPGQGSLSYGADQIRRYRTAFTREQIARLEKEFYRENYVSRPRRCELAAALNLPETTIKVWFQNRRMKDKRQRLAMTWPHPADPAFYTYMMSHAAATGNLPYPFPSHLPLPYYSPLSVGVGGAPAPGATPFSTPLRSLDSFRVLSHPYQRPELLCAFRHPSVYPSGPAHGLGPGGSPCSCLACHTSHSNGIASRPSGSDFTCSPTSRTDSFVTFTPSVLSKSSSVTLDQREEVPLTR